A single window of Ostrinia nubilalis chromosome 24, ilOstNubi1.1, whole genome shotgun sequence DNA harbors:
- the LOC135083860 gene encoding uncharacterized protein LOC135083860: MYCGQANKFKDVCNYYHYLEAMEDKLPSSQRAISRHHEFNMFLTPPPTSPFLETHFPKLYSKEPIDPYYIKKLESIKNEKCIFKLEGFNDIKQTGVTTAEILHTSQIIRRHCKTNRCTLRQFLERFKEYVQRCQLKESIHTISTYIKRLEIAAELKYHGQRPHFSFLDASVEDDIKSDAVTTVSENVIETDNMNSDETAQLKMLLGVPPATSSPKKKSKKNKKNKENVNRSNIEDGKYSSTQEFFKSFEMPSSNSRANSYSPLTPNVEEFVKYYNSQSQHGQRSRSVETLAVTRPAPKVVATISFSSQEFFDASLAKMNELNKFRKI, translated from the exons ATGTACTGCGGGCAAGCCAATAAGTTCAAGGACGTCTGCAACTACTACCACTATCTGGAGGCTATG GAGGACAAACTCCCCTCATCGCAGCGCGCCATAAGCCGCCACCACGAGTTCAACATGTTCCTCACCCCGCCCCCCACCTCCCCCTTCCTCGAAACGCATTTTCCCAAGCTCTACTCCAAGGAACCCATCGACCCCTACTACATAAAGAAACTCGAATCGATCAAGAACGAGAAGTGCATCTTCAAACTTGAAGGCTTCAACGACATCAAACAGACCGGCGTCACTACTGCCGAAATACTCCACACCAGCCAAATCATCAGGAGACACTGTAAGACCAACCGATGCACTTTGAGGCAGTTCCTCGAACGCTTCAAGGAGTATGTACAGAGATGTCAGCTCAAGGAATCGATCCACACCATCTCGACATACATAAAAAGGTTGGAGATCGCAGCGGAATTGAAATATCACGGACAGAGACCGCATTTCAGCTTCCTCGACGCTTCAGTTGAAGATGATATCAAGAGCGATGCGGTAACAACAGTCAGTGAAAATGTAATTGAGACTGATAATATGAATTCGGACGAAACAGCCCAGTTGAAGATGCTCCTTGGCGTTCCACCAGCCACCTCTAGTCCGAAGAAGAAAAGCaaaaagaataagaaaaacaagGAGAATGTAAACAGAAGCAACATTGAGGATGGGAAGTACAGTTCCACTCAAGAGTTCTTCAAATCTTTTGAAATGCCGTCGTCAAACTCCAGGGCTAACTCATACTCGCCGTTGACTCCCAATGTTGAGGAGTTTGTGAAGTATTACAACTCTCAAAGTCAGCACGGACAAAGATCCAGGTCAGTGGAGACTTTAGCTGTAACCAGACCGGCGCCAAAGGTTGTGGCAACCATATCTTTCAGTAGCCAGGAGTTTTTCGACGCCAGCCTGGCCAAAATGAATGAATTGAACAAATTCAGGAAGATTTAA